One Nostoc sp. CENA543 genomic window, TTCTCATACCAATTCACTAAAGTCATAAAACAGATCCAAATTAAGAACCCCTTACAAAATAGGGATTTCTTAATTTTGAATTTTGAATTTTGAATTTTGAATTGGTATCACAACTCGATTACTGCTTTAACTTGCATATTGGTTAAATCAGCCGCTTGTTGACTAGAGGTGGTGTTGAGACGGATTTGGACTTCTACAACTCGGTTGTCAATGTTGCTTGTGGGGTCTGTGTTGACGACGTTTTGTCGCTTGATTTGTAAGCCTTTGCGTTCAACAGTACCTTGCATTTCTGCGGGTAGATAATCACCAATGATTCGCACTGACTGTCCAACTTTGACTTTGCTGATGTCGCTTTCGTAAACTTCGGCGATGACGTACATTTGACTAGTCTGTCCAATTTCAGCAATCCCACTACTGGAAACTATTTCTCCTGGTTGGGTGTGAATTGCTAAGACTTGTCCATCTTGGGGTGATCGCACGTAAGCTTGGTTAAGATTAACCTGGGCTTGATTCATCGCTGCTAAAGCACTATTGACTTCGGCTACTGCTGCTACTACGTCTACACCCCTAACTTCGGTGATTTGTGCTAAGTTAGCTTCGGCTTCTTGTAGTTTTTGCTGGCTGCTCATTTGCAGGCGTTGTAGCTGTGCTTGAGCTTCTTGCAGGTTCTTTTGGGCAGTTTCTAGGCGCAAGCGTTGGCTATCACTTTGGGAAGCAGAAATTGCCCCTTGTTGATACAGTGTTTGATAACGTTGATTTTCTATTAAAGCGTTCTGCACTTCGGCTTGTAATCTTGCTACCGTAGCAGTTTGTGCAGCTATGTCACCTTTAGCTTCTACTTGCAGACGAGCTATGATGGCTTGTTGGGCTGTCACTTCCCCTTTTTTCGCTCCGGCTTTAGTGCGGTCTAGATTAGCTTGTGCGACTTTTACCTTTTCTTTTGCTGCTTTTAAGGCAGCTTCTAACTTGTCGTGGCTGTCTAAAATCGCAATTACTTGTCCAGCTTTTACCCTGTCTCCCTCTTTTACCAATAATTGCTCTACCCGACTGCCTTCACTGGATGTAGTCGCCGAAAGTTGAATAACATTCCCCTTGGGTTCAATTCGTCCTAAAGCGGTTATTGTTTTTAGCTCTGTGAATAATGTTGTTGGTGCTTGTACCTTCTGACTGGACGCTTCCCTGATTCTAAATGCTGTAAAAACACTGATTCCTATGGATGTAAAAGATACAAAAATAGCTAAAAAAATGGCTCGCCGTAAAATCGGTTGAGGAGAAAATGAACGGTCTAGCTTTGAATTATGCACAATCGCATACCTTTGTAGCAATTTTAGTGCTGAGTGGTGTTAGCGGTAGCGCGGCGTTTAGCCGGTGCTGAGTAATGAGTAATGAGTAATGAGTAATGAGTGGTGTTAGTGGTAGCGCGGCGTTTAACTGGTGCTAAGTTAGGAAATCAATACTACCTTGTCTACCTTGTCTACCTTGTCCACCCAGTCCCCAATCCCCCAATCCCCAACTACTCACCCGTCCTGATAACTAATACAGATACTCTTATATGCTTAATGTCGGCTCAATATCTGAACTGAGATATACAAAACTAAACGGTTTAGTCTTATAATATGATTATACTAAACTGACTAGTTTAGTCAAGCGATGCCTATTTTATAAAGTCGCTACGCCACTCCAAAGGATTGAATCATATATGGCACGCCCAAAAGCTGGGGATACAGAACGCTCAAATTCTACCGAAAAGATTGAAAAAATTCTGCAAGGAGCGATGCAGGAATTTTTGGCGCATGGCTATGCGGCTACGAGTATGGATAAAGTTGCAGAGGCGGCGGGAGTTTCTAAAGCCACGGTTTACAGTCATTTTCAGGATAAAGAGGGACTATTTAGAGCCTTAATTGAGAAATTAGCGATCAAACGGTTTCATTCGATTTTGGGTACACAGCCTTTACAGGGAGAACCTTATATAGTGCTGCGACGACTAGCTAAAACGGCTTTAAATCAAATGGTCAATGACCCTGAATACCAATCATTTGAGCGTTTGTTGATGGGAGAGTCAGCACGATTTCCAGAGTTAGCACAGGTGTTTATTGGTAGTATTGCCAAACCAGCTATAGAAACTATTAGTAAATATCTTGCTTCCCGTTCTGAACTGAATATTCCTGACCCAGAAGCCACCGCCAGAATTTTGATTGGCTCATTAGTGCATTTTGTGATGACGCAAGAGATTATGCACGGTAAAGATATT contains:
- a CDS encoding TetR/AcrR family transcriptional regulator, with product MARPKAGDTERSNSTEKIEKILQGAMQEFLAHGYAATSMDKVAEAAGVSKATVYSHFQDKEGLFRALIEKLAIKRFHSILGTQPLQGEPYIVLRRLAKTALNQMVNDPEYQSFERLLMGESARFPELAQVFIGSIAKPAIETISKYLASRSELNIPDPEATARILIGSLVHFVMTQEIMHGKDIMPMESDRLIDALTHLIINCAE
- a CDS encoding ABC exporter membrane fusion protein; the encoded protein is MHNSKLDRSFSPQPILRRAIFLAIFVSFTSIGISVFTAFRIREASSQKVQAPTTLFTELKTITALGRIEPKGNVIQLSATTSSEGSRVEQLLVKEGDRVKAGQVIAILDSHDKLEAALKAAKEKVKVAQANLDRTKAGAKKGEVTAQQAIIARLQVEAKGDIAAQTATVARLQAEVQNALIENQRYQTLYQQGAISASQSDSQRLRLETAQKNLQEAQAQLQRLQMSSQQKLQEAEANLAQITEVRGVDVVAAVAEVNSALAAMNQAQVNLNQAYVRSPQDGQVLAIHTQPGEIVSSSGIAEIGQTSQMYVIAEVYESDISKVKVGQSVRIIGDYLPAEMQGTVERKGLQIKRQNVVNTDPTSNIDNRVVEVQIRLNTTSSQQAADLTNMQVKAVIEL